In Candidatus Kerfeldbacteria bacterium, a single genomic region encodes these proteins:
- a CDS encoding VIT1/CCC1 transporter family protein, translating to MSQSLDAQQLIQSAQRNEITEHFIYLRLAASMRDAHNRQVLERIAADELAHYNFWKERSGQDIAPRQMMIRWYVFLGRVFGLTFAVKLMEQGEEKAQARYASSAQLTQIDEQIIRDEERHERELIGMIDEERLKYVGSMVLGLNDALVELTGALAGFTLTLQRTDIIAVVGLITGIAASLSMAVSEYLSTKSEGDGRHPVRASLYTGVAYVMTVVVLILPFFFLENPFVALAISLSAALLIIALFNYYVSIAQGYSFRKRFVEMAGLSLGVAAVTFSIGFIVSKFFNIDV from the coding sequence CGCCCAACAATTAATCCAATCCGCCCAGCGGAATGAAATCACTGAACACTTTATTTATCTCCGCTTAGCGGCAAGTATGCGGGATGCGCATAATCGTCAGGTACTCGAGCGGATCGCTGCTGACGAACTAGCTCATTATAATTTCTGGAAAGAACGCTCGGGTCAGGACATTGCCCCGCGACAGATGATGATTCGTTGGTATGTATTTTTGGGGCGTGTTTTTGGCTTGACCTTTGCGGTGAAACTGATGGAACAGGGTGAAGAGAAAGCTCAGGCACGCTATGCTTCGAGCGCACAATTAACCCAGATTGATGAACAGATCATCCGCGACGAAGAGCGGCATGAAAGAGAATTGATCGGCATGATCGATGAAGAGCGGTTGAAGTACGTGGGCTCAATGGTTCTTGGTTTAAATGACGCCCTTGTTGAATTAACTGGTGCGCTGGCTGGATTTACCCTGACGCTGCAGCGGACGGACATTATTGCGGTGGTCGGATTAATCACCGGCATTGCCGCGTCATTATCCATGGCAGTGTCGGAATATTTGTCCACTAAATCAGAAGGAGATGGTCGGCATCCAGTACGCGCCTCATTATATACGGGCGTGGCGTATGTGATGACCGTGGTTGTCCTGATTTTGCCATTCTTTTTCCTCGAGAATCCGTTTGTGGCACTGGCGATTTCACTAAGCGCGGCGTTACTGATAATTGCCTTGTTTAATTATTATGTGTCAATTGCCCAAGGATATTCATTCCGCAAACGATTTGTTGAAATGGCGGGCCTCAGTCTGGGAGTTGCAGCGGTTACGTTTTCCATAGGATTTATTGTCAGTAAATTTTTTAATATTGATGTCTAG
- a CDS encoding tRNA-binding protein, with translation MISYDDFQKVDMRVGRISAVEEFPRAKNPSFRVQVDFGTELGTKWSSVQAKRDYTPEQLMGRLVVCTVNFPPKNIAGFMSEVLVMGVSNDAGALVLLQPDRDAPLGSRVY, from the coding sequence ATGATTTCCTACGATGATTTTCAGAAAGTAGACATGCGTGTCGGTCGGATCAGTGCGGTCGAAGAATTCCCTCGGGCGAAAAATCCGTCTTTCCGCGTGCAGGTTGATTTCGGTACCGAACTCGGCACCAAGTGGTCGAGCGTCCAGGCCAAGCGGGATTATACGCCTGAACAATTGATGGGGAGACTCGTGGTCTGTACAGTTAATTTTCCACCAAAGAACATTGCAGGCTTTATGTCCGAAGTGCTGGTGATGGGGGTTTCAAACGACGCCGGTGCATTAGTACTGCTCCAGCCGGATCGTGACGCGCCGTTAGGCAGTCGCGTGTATTAA
- a CDS encoding TVP38/TMEM64 family protein, whose translation MSIRGTIRWILRREANDWKKDFFIIGGIILIVGAFIWWSPPLPDAATIQEWTERLGASGPLAMMMTIVAESILAPIPGTFISIAAGVLYGVWPGVLYVWVANVIGSSLTFFIGRKLGRPVVEKIVRGKHIDSYDAFFRRNRLLIALAYVIPILFPTDMIGYVVGLSQVSYRRFAIYMPIGFAINLTILTSFGNNLVEASKATQTWYFASMLILVFIAVLVQRSINRRSPV comes from the coding sequence ATGTCTATACGTGGCACAATCCGATGGATTCTCAGGCGTGAAGCCAATGATTGGAAAAAGGATTTCTTCATCATTGGGGGAATCATTTTGATTGTGGGCGCATTCATTTGGTGGAGCCCGCCGTTGCCGGATGCGGCGACGATTCAGGAATGGACTGAACGCTTAGGCGCGTCTGGTCCATTGGCAATGATGATGACCATTGTCGCTGAATCGATCCTAGCTCCGATACCCGGAACCTTTATCTCTATTGCCGCTGGCGTGCTCTATGGTGTCTGGCCAGGCGTACTCTATGTTTGGGTGGCCAATGTCATTGGATCATCCCTTACGTTTTTTATTGGAAGGAAACTGGGCCGACCAGTGGTGGAAAAAATTGTGCGAGGGAAACATATTGATTCCTATGATGCATTTTTTCGGCGTAATCGACTGCTGATCGCATTGGCGTATGTCATTCCCATCTTGTTTCCTACGGATATGATTGGGTATGTGGTTGGGCTATCACAAGTATCCTACCGCCGTTTTGCCATTTATATGCCCATAGGATTTGCTATTAATCTGACGATACTCACCTCGTTTGGCAATAATTTGGTGGAAGCGTCAAAAGCGACACAAACCTGGTATTTTGCCAGTATGCTTATACTTGTATTTATTGCGGTATTGGTTCAGCGGAGCATCAACCGTCGTAGTCCCGTTTGA
- a CDS encoding RNHCP domain-containing protein, with protein sequence MTKQFTRTVEDFTCEHCGHEVKGTGYTNHCPACLWSKHVDVNPGDRQAECLGMMEPISIEQKRGDFVIVQRCQSCGHVRKNKAAPEDDMDEIIRISSHGIQG encoded by the coding sequence ATGACCAAACAATTCACACGCACGGTCGAGGATTTTACGTGCGAGCATTGCGGCCATGAGGTTAAGGGGACAGGGTATACCAACCATTGTCCAGCTTGCTTGTGGTCAAAACATGTCGACGTAAATCCGGGCGATCGTCAAGCCGAGTGTCTCGGTATGATGGAGCCAATCTCGATCGAGCAAAAGCGTGGCGATTTCGTAATCGTCCAGCGTTGTCAATCGTGCGGTCATGTTCGAAAAAACAAGGCTGCACCAGAGGACGACATGGACGAGATCATACGTATCTCGTCGCACGGCATCCAGGGGTAG